In Deltaproteobacteria bacterium, one genomic interval encodes:
- a CDS encoding ABC transporter ATP-binding protein → MLQIENLHVRIGDREVLKGINLSIDEGETFILFGPNGSGKTTLLMTLMGFGGYEVTGGTITFKGVDITHMPTYERARLGIGMSFQRPPTIHGLKTRHLVSMCARGREVDVDAMAKTVNFDTFLDRDINAGFSGGEIKRSELLQLMAQNPSLILFDEPESGVDLENMTLIGQTARALLDGLTGPMPPDACMRDLRRLNTTSGLIITHTGYILDYVNADRGQVMYNGLLCCDTRPIRPRDILDHISKYGYKECIRCLN, encoded by the coding sequence ATGCTTCAGATAGAAAACCTGCATGTCCGCATCGGCGACCGGGAAGTCCTCAAGGGGATCAACCTGAGCATCGACGAAGGCGAGACGTTTATCCTGTTTGGCCCCAATGGCTCGGGCAAGACCACCCTGCTCATGACCCTGATGGGTTTTGGCGGCTATGAGGTGACCGGCGGCACGATCACCTTCAAGGGCGTGGACATCACCCACATGCCGACCTACGAGCGGGCCCGTCTGGGCATCGGCATGTCCTTTCAGCGTCCCCCGACCATCCATGGCCTCAAGACCCGCCATTTGGTCTCCATGTGTGCGCGCGGCCGGGAAGTGGACGTGGACGCCATGGCCAAGACCGTCAATTTCGACACGTTTTTGGATCGGGACATCAACGCGGGTTTTTCCGGCGGCGAAATCAAGCGGTCTGAATTGCTCCAGCTCATGGCCCAGAATCCGAGCCTGATTTTGTTCGACGAGCCCGAATCCGGCGTGGATCTGGAGAACATGACGCTTATCGGCCAGACGGCCAGAGCCCTGCTGGATGGGCTGACCGGCCCGATGCCGCCGGACGCCTGCATGCGCGACCTGCGCCGCCTCAACACGACTTCCGGCCTGATCATCACCCACACCGGCTACATCCTGGACTATGTCAACGCCGATCGCGGCCAGGTCATGTACAACGGCCTGCTCTGCTGCGACACCCGGCCCATCCGGCCCCGTGATATTTTGGATCATATCAGCAAGTACGGCTACAAGGAGTGCATCAGATGTCTGAACTGA
- a CDS encoding aminotransferase class I/II-fold pyridoxal phosphate-dependent enzyme codes for MWWCSNMLALERLVPEHVRRFEAYTPSRPDPELMRLYRIDHLHRLNNNENPLGPTPDAARIVQGFPPRLAPIYPSGDAHDLRHILARRFGQDADQFVVGNGSCELIASVIKAFCANGDNIVTADKTFAVYEWVAEFSGLAARLVPLRDFGFDAGAMLAARDERTKILFVCNPNNPTGTFWDTPTLTAFLDRVDGDQIVVLDEAYGEYVENPDFPDGIRLLERYPNLVVFRTFSKMYALAGLRIGYLCAAPEVADIIRRTHVVYSVNSLAQQAAAASLLDDKALIHQTREMVRTGKAMLGELCAELDLPMHCGEGNFVMIRVPMSDTLLYRKLMARGVMVRTMTGFRFPGWIRVSLARADVMEEFGQALRAVLRP; via the coding sequence ATGTGGTGGTGTTCCAACATGCTCGCGCTTGAACGGCTCGTGCCCGAACACGTCCGCCGTTTCGAGGCCTACACCCCGAGCCGGCCGGACCCGGAACTGATGCGCCTGTACCGCATCGATCATCTGCATCGTCTGAACAACAACGAAAACCCCCTGGGCCCCACCCCCGACGCGGCCCGGATCGTCCAGGGCTTTCCGCCCCGGCTGGCCCCCATCTATCCCAGCGGCGACGCCCATGACCTGCGCCACATCCTGGCCCGGCGCTTTGGGCAGGACGCGGATCAATTCGTGGTCGGCAACGGTTCGTGCGAACTCATCGCCAGCGTGATCAAGGCGTTCTGCGCCAACGGCGACAACATCGTCACCGCCGACAAGACTTTCGCGGTGTATGAATGGGTGGCGGAATTTTCGGGGCTCGCGGCCCGCCTCGTCCCGCTGCGCGACTTCGGCTTCGATGCCGGGGCCATGCTCGCGGCCAGGGACGAACGGACCAAGATTCTCTTTGTCTGCAACCCCAACAACCCCACCGGAACCTTTTGGGACACGCCGACCCTGACCGCGTTTCTGGACCGCGTCGATGGCGACCAAATCGTGGTTCTGGACGAAGCCTACGGCGAATACGTCGAGAATCCGGACTTTCCGGACGGCATCCGCCTGCTGGAACGGTACCCCAATCTGGTCGTATTCCGCACCTTCTCCAAAATGTACGCCCTGGCCGGCCTGCGCATCGGGTATCTGTGCGCCGCTCCGGAAGTGGCGGATATCATCCGGCGCACCCATGTCGTGTATTCGGTCAACAGCCTCGCCCAGCAGGCCGCGGCCGCGAGCCTCCTCGATGATAAAGCACTCATCCACCAGACGCGGGAAATGGTCCGGACCGGCAAGGCCATGCTGGGCGAACTGTGCGCCGAACTGGACCTTCCCATGCACTGCGGCGAGGGCAATTTTGTCATGATCCGCGTGCCCATGTCCGACACCCTGCTCTACCGCAAACTCATGGCGCGCGGCGTCATGGTCCGGACCATGACCGGCTTTCGCTTTCCGGGCTGGATTAGGGTCAGCTTGGCGCGGGCGGACGTGATGGAGGAATTCGGGCAGGCCTTGCGGGCCGTGCTGCGGCCCTGA
- a CDS encoding SufD family Fe-S cluster assembly protein has product MSELNLVDLNSYAFSGAESAEMNDFSSLSEENKRELRMVGVDVDAAGERAGTFLQFDHSTVHCRTARKGVEVLGIRQALKKYDGLPEYFWKAMDKDTDDFTRAAAREELHGGYFIRTEKGAKVAEPVQSCLFIKGQNIGQNVHNLVVVEEDSEVHIITGCATSHDVTSALHLGISEFYIKKGGKLTFTMVHNWGEDVVVRPRTVGVVEEGGVLQNNYVLMKKVRSVQSYPTIYLNGEGAVARFNSVIVTPTGSHVDSGNRIVLNAPNTRGEIISRTITTGGTIVARGEIIGNNVPARGHLECKGLILGGGVIHAIPELQGTRPGVELSHEAAVGKIAQEEIEYLMARGLDEDEATSTIVRGFLNVEIMGLPQELRDSIDATIAELDAGDAM; this is encoded by the coding sequence ATGTCTGAACTGAATCTCGTGGATCTGAACTCCTACGCTTTTTCCGGTGCCGAAAGCGCCGAAATGAACGATTTTTCCTCCCTGTCCGAGGAGAATAAGCGCGAGCTGCGCATGGTTGGCGTGGATGTCGACGCGGCCGGCGAGCGTGCCGGCACTTTTTTGCAGTTCGACCACAGCACCGTGCATTGCAGGACGGCGCGCAAGGGCGTGGAAGTGCTCGGCATCCGTCAGGCGCTCAAAAAATACGACGGTCTGCCCGAGTATTTCTGGAAGGCCATGGACAAGGACACGGATGATTTTACCCGCGCCGCGGCCAGGGAAGAGTTGCACGGCGGTTATTTCATCCGCACCGAAAAGGGCGCCAAGGTGGCCGAACCGGTGCAGAGCTGCCTGTTCATCAAGGGCCAGAACATCGGCCAGAACGTGCATAACCTCGTGGTTGTCGAGGAAGATTCCGAAGTCCACATCATCACCGGCTGCGCCACGTCCCACGACGTGACCTCGGCCCTGCACCTGGGTATCTCCGAGTTCTACATCAAGAAGGGCGGCAAGCTGACCTTCACCATGGTCCATAATTGGGGCGAGGATGTCGTGGTCCGGCCGCGTACCGTGGGTGTCGTGGAAGAGGGCGGCGTGCTGCAGAACAATTACGTCCTGATGAAAAAGGTCAGGTCCGTGCAGTCGTACCCGACGATTTATCTGAATGGCGAGGGGGCCGTGGCCAGGTTCAATTCCGTCATCGTCACCCCCACGGGTTCGCATGTGGACAGCGGCAACCGCATTGTCCTGAACGCGCCCAACACGCGCGGCGAGATCATTTCCCGGACCATCACCACCGGCGGCACCATTGTCGCCAGGGGCGAGATCATTGGCAACAACGTGCCCGCGCGCGGCCATCTGGAATGCAAGGGGCTCATCCTGGGTGGCGGCGTCATCCATGCCATCCCGGAACTCCAGGGCACCAGGCCCGGCGTGGAGCTGTCCCATGAGGCGGCCGTGGGCAAGATCGCCCAGGAAGAAATCGAATACCTCATGGCGCGCGGCCTGGACGAGGACGAAGCCACTTCGACCATCGTGCGCGGTTTTCTTAATGTGGAAATCATGGGCCTGCCCCAGGAGCTTCGCGATTCCATCGACGCGACCATCGCCGAGTTGGACGCCGGCGACGCCATGTAG
- a CDS encoding rhomboid family intramembrane serine protease, with protein sequence MFPLRDNIPSRHRPYMVWAILAVNILVFVLMLPLGPGQENGVFHLFGVVPARFFHPDWAVWRGYPEGGSIAFLAHMFLHSGWLHIIANMWSLWIFGDNVEDVMGPVRFLIFYVLCGLAALGVHMVTASDSTVPVVGASGAIGGVMGAYFFLYPHARVVTVVPILIFPLIFEIPALFFLGAWFMSQVFSGLLTSSAGGGVAWWAHIGGFVAGMLLLRFFRDDARCHYCYRSETWKGWEK encoded by the coding sequence ATGTTCCCCCTGCGCGACAACATCCCAAGCCGCCACCGGCCCTACATGGTCTGGGCCATTCTGGCCGTGAACATTCTGGTCTTTGTGCTCATGCTGCCCCTGGGGCCGGGCCAGGAAAACGGTGTGTTTCATCTGTTCGGCGTGGTGCCGGCCCGTTTCTTCCATCCGGACTGGGCTGTCTGGCGCGGCTATCCCGAGGGCGGGAGCATCGCCTTTCTGGCCCACATGTTTCTGCATTCCGGTTGGCTGCACATTATCGCCAACATGTGGTCCCTGTGGATTTTTGGCGACAACGTCGAGGACGTCATGGGGCCTGTCCGATTTTTGATTTTTTATGTGTTGTGCGGGCTGGCCGCCCTGGGGGTGCACATGGTCACGGCTTCGGACTCCACCGTGCCCGTGGTCGGGGCGTCCGGAGCCATTGGCGGAGTCATGGGGGCCTATTTCTTTTTGTATCCGCACGCCAGGGTGGTCACGGTCGTGCCCATTCTCATTTTTCCGCTGATCTTCGAAATTCCGGCCCTGTTTTTTCTGGGCGCGTGGTTCATGAGCCAGGTTTTTTCCGGACTGCTGACGTCGTCCGCGGGCGGCGGCGTGGCCTGGTGGGCGCACATCGGCGGCTTCGTGGCCGGCATGCTCCTGTTGCGGTTTTTCCGCGACGATGCGCGCTGCCACTACTGCTATCGTTCCGAGACCTGGAAAGGTTGGGAGAAGTGA
- the coaE gene encoding dephospho-CoA kinase, translating to MKELTEIVDAGCGGMRLDAFWQGVLEPGGVARTRVQDWIRAGRARVDGRECRKPAFRLVPGQRLSLEPEEPRSDLEPTAGALDVVFADAHVLVVNKSAHLTVHPAPSVDEPTLVHHLAHAYPVLLAQGGERPGVVHRLDKDTSGLICVALTDPARLALTRAFADRAVYKEYLALVAGVPPEHGRISLPLGRHPSIKTRMAVVAGGRPAETEYRRVWMAPDKSASLMRVLLHTGRTHQIRVHMTAIGHPLLGDAVYADPATAARAPRQMLHAWQLRLGHPADGRELAFLVPPPEDFMAGLRDLCRAPLRVGLTGAAGSGKSTVRRVLEAEGVPVFCADQAVADSYAPGGDGWKILRHYFGARFVPDDTRAVDKVALYEAMTGSDSLRREIEGLVHPVVRRALHEFQRVHGREMTVAEIPLLCEAGLTGDVDLLAVVFCPTDMRLNRLAGRGWSADRAALVDSWQWPQDKKVRQAQLIVDNSGSLDDLTRRAQGLARLLRGLVARRTERAMSFLASFMTEPSTF from the coding sequence ATGAAGGAACTGACGGAAATTGTTGATGCCGGGTGCGGCGGCATGCGCCTTGACGCCTTCTGGCAGGGCGTTCTGGAGCCCGGAGGCGTGGCCCGGACCCGCGTTCAGGACTGGATTCGCGCCGGCCGGGCCCGTGTTGACGGGCGGGAATGCCGCAAGCCCGCGTTCAGGCTCGTTCCCGGCCAGCGTCTGTCCCTGGAGCCCGAGGAACCCCGCTCTGATCTTGAACCCACGGCCGGCGCTCTTGATGTTGTTTTCGCCGACGCCCATGTGCTTGTGGTCAACAAAAGCGCGCATCTGACCGTGCATCCGGCTCCGTCCGTGGACGAACCGACCCTGGTTCACCATCTCGCCCATGCCTATCCGGTCCTCCTGGCCCAGGGCGGGGAGCGCCCGGGCGTGGTCCACCGCCTGGACAAGGACACTTCCGGCCTTATCTGCGTGGCACTGACCGATCCAGCCCGGCTGGCCCTGACCCGGGCCTTCGCCGATCGGGCGGTATACAAGGAATACCTGGCCCTGGTGGCCGGCGTGCCCCCGGAACATGGACGGATTTCCTTGCCCCTGGGGCGCCATCCGTCCATCAAGACGCGCATGGCCGTGGTTGCGGGCGGGCGGCCGGCTGAAACCGAATACCGCCGGGTCTGGATGGCGCCGGACAAAAGTGCGTCCCTGATGCGGGTTCTGCTGCACACCGGGCGCACCCATCAGATCAGGGTGCACATGACCGCCATCGGCCACCCGCTTTTGGGCGATGCCGTGTATGCCGATCCGGCCACGGCGGCCCGGGCTCCGCGTCAGATGCTCCATGCCTGGCAACTGCGTCTGGGCCACCCCGCCGATGGTCGGGAGCTGGCGTTTTTGGTGCCGCCCCCCGAGGATTTTATGGCCGGATTGCGCGATCTGTGCCGCGCGCCGCTGCGCGTCGGCCTGACCGGGGCGGCCGGCAGCGGCAAATCCACGGTGCGCCGCGTTCTGGAAGCCGAAGGCGTGCCGGTTTTTTGCGCGGATCAGGCCGTGGCCGATTCCTATGCGCCGGGCGGGGATGGCTGGAAGATTTTGCGCCATTATTTCGGGGCGCGTTTCGTGCCGGACGACACCAGGGCCGTGGACAAGGTTGCCTTGTACGAGGCCATGACCGGATCCGACAGCCTGCGTCGCGAGATCGAGGGACTTGTCCATCCGGTGGTGCGTCGGGCCCTGCATGAATTTCAGCGCGTCCATGGCCGGGAAATGACCGTGGCCGAGATTCCGCTTTTGTGCGAGGCCGGTCTGACCGGCGACGTGGATCTGCTGGCCGTGGTTTTTTGTCCGACGGACATGCGCCTGAATCGTCTGGCCGGCCGGGGCTGGTCGGCCGACCGAGCGGCCCTGGTTGATTCCTGGCAATGGCCCCAGGACAAAAAAGTCCGTCAGGCCCAGTTGATCGTGGACAATTCGGGTTCCCTGGACGATCTGACCCGGCGCGCCCAAGGCCTGGCGCGGCTGTTGCGTGGTCTGGTCGCGCGCCGGACAGAGCGGGCCATGTCCTTCCTCGCGTCGTTCATGACCGAGCCCAGCACCTTCTGA